One Bacillus sp. 1780r2a1 DNA segment encodes these proteins:
- a CDS encoding aspartate kinase, giving the protein MGLIVQKFGGTSVGSTERIQNVANRVIQEVQRGNQVIVVVSAMGKTTDELVRLAGEITSKPSKREMDMLLTTGEQVTISLLTMALQEKGYEATSYTGWQAGICTEAQHGNARITKINEQAIAERLKKNHIVVVAGFQGMSEDNSITTLGRGGSDTTAVALAAALKADKCDIYTDVTGVFTTDPRYVQGARKLQSISYDEMLELANLGAGVLHPRAVEFAKNYQVPLEVRSSLVTERGTIVEEEVSMEQNLVVRGIAFEDNISRVTIEGLNNELQTLSTIFTALAKEHVNVDIIIQNVTSDNRLSISFSIKTEDTDTTLSVLSQLKDIVGHKKVEHESGLAKVSIVGSGMISNPGVAADMFEVLAVEEIEVKMVSTSEIKVSTVVPHKEMVKAVETLHTAFELEEQDIYQVQ; this is encoded by the coding sequence ATGGGATTAATCGTTCAAAAATTTGGTGGTACTTCTGTTGGATCAACCGAGCGAATTCAGAATGTAGCCAATCGAGTAATTCAAGAAGTTCAGCGAGGTAACCAGGTAATAGTGGTAGTATCAGCAATGGGAAAAACAACAGACGAACTAGTAAGATTGGCAGGGGAAATTACAAGTAAGCCAAGTAAACGAGAAATGGATATGCTACTAACAACTGGTGAGCAAGTAACGATTTCCCTTCTTACAATGGCGCTGCAAGAAAAAGGTTATGAAGCTACGTCCTATACAGGGTGGCAGGCAGGAATTTGTACGGAAGCTCAGCATGGAAATGCACGCATCACCAAGATTAATGAACAAGCTATTGCAGAGCGTTTGAAAAAAAATCATATTGTGGTTGTAGCAGGGTTTCAGGGAATGTCAGAAGATAACAGCATTACAACATTAGGCAGAGGCGGATCTGATACAACAGCCGTTGCTTTAGCAGCAGCATTAAAAGCAGATAAGTGCGATATTTATACAGACGTAACGGGAGTGTTTACAACTGACCCTCGCTACGTACAAGGTGCTCGTAAACTGCAGTCTATTTCATATGATGAAATGCTAGAGCTTGCAAATTTAGGGGCGGGCGTATTGCATCCTCGAGCAGTAGAGTTTGCAAAAAACTATCAGGTGCCACTAGAGGTAAGGTCAAGCTTAGTAACAGAAAGAGGAACGATTGTGGAGGAGGAAGTATCAATGGAACAAAACTTAGTAGTAAGAGGAATCGCATTTGAAGACAATATCTCAAGAGTCACCATTGAAGGGCTAAATAATGAGCTGCAGACGTTATCAACCATTTTTACAGCATTAGCAAAAGAACATGTCAATGTAGATATCATTATTCAAAATGTTACGTCAGACAACCGTTTATCCATTTCTTTCTCTATTAAAACAGAAGATACGGATACAACTTTGTCAGTGTTATCTCAATTAAAAGACATAGTTGGTCATAAAAAAGTGGAGCATGAAAGTGGCTTAGCTAAAGTTTCAATTGTTGGTTCGGGGATGATTTCAAATCCTGGCGTTGCGGCTGATATGTTTGAAGTATTAGCTGTGGAAGAAATTGAAGTGAAAATGGTAAGCACATCTGAAATTAAAGTATCAACAGTTGTTCCACATAAAGAAATGGTCAAAGCGGTAGAAACATTACATACTGCTTTTGAATTAGAAGAGCAAGATATTTATCAAGTTCAATAA
- a CDS encoding succinate dehydrogenase cytochrome b558 subunit produces MAANKEFQYRKLHSLLGVIPVGIFLVQHLVVNHFATKGEEAFNQAAHFMESLPFRYALEIFIIFLPILFHAIYGLYIAFTAKTSVSRYGFFRNWMFVLQRVSGVITLIFITWHVWETRIQAALGQKVDFNMMQDILSNPGMMAFYIVGVVSTIFHFANGLWSFGVSWGLTVTPRSQRISTYVTLAIFFALTFVGVRTLFAFA; encoded by the coding sequence ATGGCGGCGAACAAAGAGTTTCAGTATCGCAAACTACATTCTTTACTAGGTGTCATACCAGTAGGCATATTTTTAGTCCAACATCTGGTTGTCAACCACTTTGCAACAAAGGGAGAAGAAGCATTTAATCAAGCAGCTCATTTTATGGAAAGCTTACCTTTTCGCTACGCACTTGAAATCTTTATTATCTTCTTACCTATTTTATTTCATGCTATCTATGGCTTGTATATTGCGTTTACTGCCAAAACGAGTGTAAGTAGATACGGTTTTTTCCGTAACTGGATGTTTGTCTTACAACGTGTATCTGGCGTGATAACGCTTATTTTTATTACATGGCATGTTTGGGAAACACGTATTCAAGCTGCACTTGGTCAAAAAGTAGATTTTAATATGATGCAGGATATTTTAAGTAATCCTGGTATGATGGCATTTTACATTGTGGGTGTTGTTTCAACAATTTTTCATTTTGCTAATGGATTATGGTCATTTGGAGTTAGCTGGGGGTTAACTGTAACACCTCGCTCACAACGAATCTCAACATATGTAACGTTAGCGATTTTCTTCGCATTAACATTTGTAGGTGTACGCACATTATTCGCATTCGCATAA
- a CDS encoding YslB family protein, with product MSNQQTETQQEIVEIEEIDQTDTPQVPTTPYFGYSLLRDVLIPELLSSDTNEISYWAGKQLARKFPLSSVEEISGFFIKAGWGQLTILKTEKYNIEMELTGEVVKRRFTEYPNSSFHLEAGFVAEQVQQLKNCLTETYLTNKEKAGKILFSVQWDKKDIITPETRAERYKK from the coding sequence ATGAGCAATCAACAAACTGAAACACAGCAAGAAATCGTTGAAATTGAAGAAATCGATCAAACCGATACTCCACAAGTACCTACAACTCCTTATTTTGGATACAGCTTACTTCGAGATGTGTTAATTCCAGAGCTTCTTAGCAGTGATACAAATGAAATCTCGTACTGGGCAGGAAAGCAGTTAGCACGAAAATTCCCACTTTCCTCTGTTGAAGAGATTAGCGGCTTTTTTATAAAAGCTGGTTGGGGACAATTAACCATTTTAAAAACGGAAAAATATAACATTGAAATGGAATTAACAGGTGAAGTTGTGAAGCGAAGATTTACTGAGTATCCAAATTCATCTTTTCATCTTGAAGCTGGCTTTGTTGCTGAACAAGTTCAGCAGTTAAAAAACTGCCTAACAGAAACCTATTTAACAAATAAAGAAAAAGCAGGCAAAATCCTGTTTTCAGTTCAATGGGATAAAAAAGATATCATTACACCTGAAACTAGAGCGGAAAGATATAAGAAATAA
- the trxA gene encoding thioredoxin produces MAIAHATDQTFSNEIGSGLVLVDFWAPWCGPCKMIAPVLEELDQEYGEKVKIVKVDVDENQETAGSHGVMSIPTLILFKDGQKVDQVIGYQPKEALAELVDKHA; encoded by the coding sequence ATGGCAATTGCACACGCAACAGATCAAACTTTTTCAAATGAAATCGGTTCAGGGCTAGTTCTTGTTGATTTTTGGGCACCATGGTGTGGACCATGTAAAATGATCGCTCCAGTTCTTGAAGAATTAGATCAAGAATACGGTGAGAAAGTGAAAATCGTAAAAGTAGACGTGGATGAAAACCAAGAAACTGCTGGTAGCCACGGCGTAATGAGTATCCCAACTTTAATCTTATTTAAAGACGGGCAAAAGGTAGACCAAGTTATTGGTTACCAACCAAAAGAAGCATTAGCCGAATTAGTTGATAAGCACGCGTAA
- a CDS encoding electron transfer flavoprotein subunit alpha/FixB family protein, whose protein sequence is MGRKVLVLGEAREGALRHVSFEAIAAGTAVAEGGEVVGVLVGKGVKDLGEELIHYGANRVIVIEHDDLASYTSDGYAQALLTVIQEEKPNAIIFGHTALGKDLSPKLAARLDKGLISDVTALEVAGGNLVFTRPIYSGKAFEKKISTDDFIFATIRPNNISVLEKDTNRTGDIKELDVEIKNLRTIVKEVVRKATQGVDLSEAKVVIAGGRGVKSEGGFKPLEELADVLGGAVGASRGACDAEYCDYSLQIGQTGKVVTPDLYIACGISGAIQHLAGMSNSKVIVAINKDAEANIFKVADYGIVGDLFEVVPMLTEEFKKLKVQSS, encoded by the coding sequence ATGGGACGCAAAGTATTGGTGTTAGGAGAAGCAAGAGAAGGTGCATTACGACACGTATCATTTGAAGCAATTGCGGCAGGTACAGCGGTTGCCGAGGGTGGAGAAGTGGTTGGAGTTCTTGTTGGTAAAGGGGTAAAAGATTTAGGGGAAGAACTCATTCATTACGGAGCAAACCGAGTCATTGTAATTGAGCATGATGATTTGGCTTCCTACACATCTGATGGCTACGCACAAGCACTCTTGACTGTTATTCAAGAAGAAAAACCAAACGCAATTATATTTGGTCATACGGCTTTAGGAAAAGATTTATCGCCTAAACTGGCTGCTCGTCTAGATAAAGGACTGATATCAGACGTAACAGCGCTTGAAGTAGCAGGTGGAAACTTAGTTTTTACTCGTCCAATTTATTCAGGAAAAGCGTTTGAAAAGAAAATTTCTACAGACGACTTTATTTTTGCTACTATTCGTCCAAACAATATTTCAGTGTTGGAAAAAGATACGAACCGTACAGGAGATATAAAAGAACTTGATGTGGAAATTAAAAATCTACGTACAATTGTAAAAGAAGTAGTTCGTAAAGCCACTCAAGGGGTAGATTTATCAGAAGCAAAAGTGGTTATTGCAGGTGGACGTGGTGTAAAAAGCGAAGGCGGATTTAAGCCGCTAGAAGAATTAGCTGATGTGCTTGGTGGAGCAGTTGGAGCATCCCGTGGAGCTTGTGACGCGGAGTATTGCGATTACTCACTTCAAATTGGTCAAACAGGAAAAGTCGTAACACCAGATCTCTATATCGCTTGTGGTATCTCAGGAGCCATTCAACATTTAGCTGGGATGTCGAATTCAAAAGTTATTGTGGCTATTAACAAGGATGCAGAGGCAAACATCTTTAAAGTAGCCGATTACGGCATTGTCGGAGACTTATTTGAAGTCGTACCAATGCTTACAGAAGAGTTTAAAAAATTAAAAGTACAATCCTCATAA
- the uvrC gene encoding excinuclease ABC subunit UvrC, whose product MNPYLKEKLVILPEQPGCYLMKDKHGTVIYVGKAKVLKNRVRSYFTGSHDGKTLRLVNDIVDFEYIVTSSDLEALILEMNLIKKHDPKYNIMLKDDKGYPFIKITSEKHPRLVITRKIKKDKGKYFGPYPNVQAANETKRLLDRIYPLRKCTTMPNRACLYYHIEQCLAPCVYDITDSQNKEIIDNITRFLSGGYEQVKIELTEKMLKASEELDFERAKEYRDQIAHIEATMEKQKVTFNDFINRDVFGYSYDKGWMCVQVFFIRQGKLIEREVSMFPFYNEPEEDFLTFIGQFYGKNLKPKEVLVPATVNADLAEQLLEVDVQHPKRGKKKELVELASKNAQIALKEKFYLIERDEQRTVGAVERLGQALGIEAPYRIEAFDNSNIQGTDPVSAMIVFVDGKPEKKEYRKYKIKTVEGPDDYGSMREVVRRRYMRVLKEGLPLPDLLIVDGGKGHLAAVQDVLENELGLLIPTAGLVKDEKHRTSNLMIGDPPEIVPLERNSQEFYLLQRIQDEVHRFAITFHRQVRSKSAFQSVLDNIPGVGEKRKRALLQKFGSVKKMKEASIEEIQNAGVPRSVAEQIVEALKN is encoded by the coding sequence ATGAATCCTTATTTAAAAGAAAAACTGGTAATTTTACCTGAGCAACCGGGTTGTTATTTAATGAAAGATAAGCATGGAACGGTTATTTATGTTGGAAAAGCAAAGGTTTTAAAAAATCGAGTTCGTTCTTATTTCACAGGGTCTCATGATGGAAAAACGCTGCGGCTAGTTAACGATATTGTAGATTTTGAGTATATTGTGACATCTTCAGATTTAGAAGCCCTTATTTTAGAAATGAATTTAATTAAAAAACATGACCCTAAATATAATATTATGCTGAAAGACGATAAGGGATATCCCTTCATTAAAATTACGAGTGAAAAACACCCTCGACTTGTCATTACGCGCAAAATTAAAAAGGATAAAGGGAAATATTTTGGACCGTATCCAAACGTTCAAGCTGCCAATGAAACCAAGCGGCTATTAGATCGTATTTACCCTTTGCGCAAATGCACGACAATGCCTAATCGAGCATGTTTATATTACCATATTGAACAGTGCCTAGCTCCCTGTGTATATGATATTACAGATAGCCAGAACAAAGAAATTATTGACAATATTACGCGCTTTCTAAGCGGTGGATATGAACAGGTGAAAATTGAATTGACAGAAAAGATGTTGAAAGCTTCAGAAGAGCTAGACTTTGAACGTGCAAAAGAGTATCGAGATCAAATTGCTCATATTGAAGCTACAATGGAGAAGCAAAAGGTAACGTTCAATGATTTTATTAATCGTGATGTATTTGGCTACTCCTATGATAAGGGTTGGATGTGTGTGCAAGTCTTCTTTATTCGACAAGGAAAGCTAATTGAGCGCGAAGTATCTATGTTTCCGTTTTACAACGAACCAGAAGAAGATTTCTTAACGTTTATTGGACAATTTTATGGGAAAAACTTAAAGCCTAAAGAAGTACTTGTACCAGCAACCGTAAATGCAGACCTTGCAGAACAGCTGTTAGAAGTGGACGTTCAGCATCCAAAACGAGGCAAAAAGAAAGAGCTTGTTGAGCTTGCTTCAAAAAATGCCCAAATCGCTTTGAAAGAAAAGTTTTATTTAATTGAACGAGATGAACAGCGTACTGTTGGTGCTGTGGAACGGCTAGGACAAGCACTAGGAATTGAAGCTCCTTATCGCATTGAAGCTTTTGACAATTCTAACATTCAAGGAACAGATCCAGTTTCTGCTATGATCGTTTTTGTTGACGGTAAGCCTGAAAAAAAGGAATATCGAAAATATAAAATTAAAACAGTTGAAGGCCCTGATGATTATGGTTCAATGCGTGAAGTGGTAAGAAGACGATATATGCGCGTATTAAAAGAAGGTTTACCTTTACCAGATTTACTTATTGTGGACGGTGGAAAAGGTCATTTAGCAGCTGTTCAAGATGTTTTGGAAAATGAACTAGGGTTGCTTATTCCTACAGCTGGGTTAGTAAAAGATGAAAAGCATAGAACATCTAACTTAATGATTGGAGACCCTCCTGAAATTGTTCCACTTGAGCGTAACAGCCAGGAGTTCTATTTGCTTCAACGAATTCAAGATGAGGTTCACCGCTTTGCTATTACGTTTCATCGGCAAGTTCGTTCTAAGTCTGCTTTTCAGTCTGTATTAGACAATATTCCAGGAGTGGGAGAAAAGCGTAAAAGAGCATTATTGCAAAAGTTTGGGTCTGTTAAAAAAATGAAAGAAGCATCAATCGAAGAGATTCAAAATGCAGGAGTTCCAAGGTCGGTTGCAGAGCAAATTGTTGAAGCCTTAAAAAATTAG